In Bacteroides cellulosilyticus, the genomic stretch GTTTAGCATCTAATTCCGGATGTGCACCCTTCAAAGGATTCTCCTTCCACCCCTTTTCTAACAATATGTCCATGCGACTACGAGGCCAGATACTTACAGGAAGTACCCACTCACCACTACTCATCACTGTCGGTTTTTGGAGTGTACAACCAATACCTAAATAAACAGGTTCTGACCATACAGGATTCTCAGAATCCGGATTTTCGCATAGCGTATACCAGTTACCGGAACGTCCGTCATAGTAAGTCATTGCCTGGTCGAAAAAGAGCCAAAGGCGTCCCAGCGGATCTGTCCATAATTGGCCTACAATAGTTCTGCGTTTAAGAGGCAGTGATTCATCATGAGGATCAATAACTACTTTTGTCTTTGTCCACTTTTTGCCCTCATCATCACTCCAAGCCAGCACAAAAAAAGCATTCGCATTATCTCCGCCACCAACCCAGCAAGCCCAGATACGTCCGCCCGGCGTACGTTCTATTCCTATAGTCATACCATAATCCAAATTCTTGGCATTATAATTTTTACCAGGATTGGTATTAACCAGCGGCGGTATCATAGCCAAACTGTCTGAAATGCGTATAAGCTCTTGGTTTTGCGCGACTACAGTATGAGTGGCACAAAATATGAAAAACATTGTGTACAAAATATTATTTTTTTTCATGGCAATATAAATTTAAATATAAGTTACTTTTTATCAGACTTTAATTCTTTTGTATCCTGAGCGTAATACAGCCAAATCAGCTCCTATAGCAAAAGCACTAAACCCCATCACACACAAATCAGAAATATCTTCTTCCGGAGAGACCAATATCCCTGCTTGTTTACCGGAGGATATAGCTGCTTTAACAGTTAAAGAAATGGCCTCCTGAAAAGGTATTCTTTCATCAGCACTCTTTCTGACTGATAAATCAAGACGCAAATCACGCGGACCAACAAAAAGCATATCCACTCCTTCTGTTGCCGCTATAGAATTAGCATTTTGTACGCCTTCGTAGTTTTCAATCTGAGCAATAAACAAAGGTGGTTCCCACTCTGTGATATTCCTGGGAGCATTTTCCCCGTATCCAAACGACCGGGAAGAACTCGAGAATCCTCTTTTCCCGAAAGGCGGATAACGCATTGCACCCACCACCCGGGCAGCTTCTTCAGATGAAGAAACATGCGGCATCATAATACCTGCAACTCCCCAGTCCAGCAGACGCGCAATAAGTCCACTACGGAATTCACTTACACGTACAATCACTTTTGTACCACTTGATTTTACAGCCATCAGATTAGGCAGAATGTCATGCTCCTGCATGAAGCCATGTTCAAGGTCGAACAGCAACCAGTCAAACTGCATCATCGATATTACTTCGGTAACAATGGGGGAACCTAATGAAATCCACGTACCTGTACCAAGTATACGAGCCTTATTTTCTATATTCTGTTTCATACGTAAATTATTAATTTAATTCGCTATTACCTTATTTCTTCACAAGTCATCCATACTTTTCAGCTCTGTAAGCCCTTCATATGCGAGTTCTAATCTACTCAATGTAAAATTATGCAATCCCAGACCTCCTTCAGACCCCGAATTTATCAGAAAATAGTTACTATCTTTTTTAAAATATCCCGCCCCAACCCTTATCACAGC encodes the following:
- a CDS encoding HpcH/HpaI aldolase family protein; amino-acid sequence: MKQNIENKARILGTGTWISLGSPIVTEVISMMQFDWLLFDLEHGFMQEHDILPNLMAVKSSGTKVIVRVSEFRSGLIARLLDWGVAGIMMPHVSSSEEAARVVGAMRYPPFGKRGFSSSSRSFGYGENAPRNITEWEPPLFIAQIENYEGVQNANSIAATEGVDMLFVGPRDLRLDLSVRKSADERIPFQEAISLTVKAAISSGKQAGILVSPEEDISDLCVMGFSAFAIGADLAVLRSGYKRIKV
- a CDS encoding sialidase family protein, whose product is MFFIFCATHTVVAQNQELIRISDSLAMIPPLVNTNPGKNYNAKNLDYGMTIGIERTPGGRIWACWVGGGDNANAFFVLAWSDDEGKKWTKTKVVIDPHDESLPLKRRTIVGQLWTDPLGRLWLFFDQAMTYYDGRSGNWYTLCENPDSENPVWSEPVYLGIGCTLQKPTVMSSGEWVLPVSIWPRSRMDILLEKGWKENPLKGAHPELDAKRGAHLMVSTDQGTTWEFRGMVKYPSPSFDEHLTIEKKDGSWWMTARTGVGIWQSYSTDKGFTWTEPEKYQEHVNSRHFILRLKSGNLLLVRHGMPDEQLKSRSHLRAFISTDDGKTWSGNLLLDERSGVSYPTGFQTPDGYIYISYDHQRTREGDVLMARFTEEDILEGKIISERGDLGMRISKPGRVKKSAANIAARKKNKMKK